From the Accumulibacter sp. genome, one window contains:
- the pap gene encoding polyphosphate:AMP phosphotransferase yields MFESAELGHKIDKETFKVEEPKLRAGLLEVQEQLRADASFPVVILISGVDGSGKGETINVLYEWMDPRFLSTHAFYAPTAEERARPSMWRYWRALPPKGRIGIFSGSWYSHPIAERIGNDISRADFDQRMDQLNRFEAMLVNEGALVLKFWIHLSKDAQRERLKSIEANPLTRWRVTKASWDRLKTYDKLQEVAGHLLRTTNTPWAPWIIVEGTDDRYRSLTVGKTILDALQKRLADKRDQNSPVAPPISHRIDRLDVLSSLDMTQSLTKKEYETELATWQARLAELMRHPDFKKRALIIAFEGADAAGKGGAIRRVMSAMDARQYQIVPIAAPTEEERAQPYLWRFWRHMPRLGRVVIFDRTWYGRVLVERVEGFCSTADWLRAYSEINDFEHDLWHAGGIVIKFWLQISDEEQLKRFEERAQVEHKRFKITEEDWRNREKAGAYHEAICDMIERTSSGTAPWTLVESNDKYFARVKVLRTICERLEKELKVDPAKQPRMVIATAAKVESPQQVSGRESPEATADSGRQSKAQRAKELRAEKALAAKSAKAAKAAREDKSDEAEGRASPAA; encoded by the coding sequence ATGTTTGAATCGGCAGAGCTGGGACACAAGATCGACAAGGAAACCTTCAAGGTCGAGGAGCCGAAGTTGCGCGCCGGACTGCTCGAAGTCCAGGAACAGTTGCGGGCCGACGCCAGCTTTCCGGTGGTCATCCTGATCAGCGGTGTGGATGGGTCGGGCAAGGGTGAAACGATCAACGTCCTCTACGAGTGGATGGATCCGCGCTTCCTGTCGACGCACGCCTTCTACGCGCCGACCGCCGAGGAACGGGCGCGTCCGTCGATGTGGCGCTACTGGCGGGCGTTGCCGCCGAAAGGGCGCATCGGCATCTTTTCCGGTTCCTGGTATTCGCACCCGATTGCCGAGCGGATCGGCAACGACATCTCGCGCGCCGACTTCGACCAGCGGATGGACCAGCTCAATCGCTTCGAGGCGATGCTGGTGAACGAGGGGGCGCTCGTCCTCAAGTTCTGGATTCACCTCTCAAAGGATGCGCAGCGTGAGCGACTGAAGTCGATCGAAGCCAACCCGCTGACCCGCTGGCGGGTGACGAAGGCCAGCTGGGACCGCCTGAAGACCTACGACAAGCTGCAGGAGGTCGCCGGGCACCTGCTGCGCACGACGAACACGCCGTGGGCGCCGTGGATCATCGTCGAGGGAACCGATGACCGCTACCGTTCACTGACGGTTGGCAAGACGATCCTGGACGCCCTGCAGAAGCGCCTGGCGGACAAGCGGGACCAGAATTCGCCGGTGGCGCCTCCGATCTCGCACCGCATCGACCGTCTGGACGTCTTGAGTTCGCTCGACATGACGCAGAGCCTGACGAAGAAGGAGTACGAGACCGAACTGGCCACCTGGCAGGCACGCCTGGCGGAGCTGATGCGCCATCCCGACTTCAAGAAGAGAGCACTGATCATCGCTTTCGAGGGGGCCGACGCCGCCGGCAAGGGCGGTGCGATCCGGCGGGTGATGTCGGCCATGGACGCGCGCCAGTACCAGATCGTCCCGATCGCCGCGCCGACCGAAGAGGAGCGCGCGCAACCCTACCTGTGGCGCTTCTGGCGCCACATGCCGCGCCTCGGCCGGGTGGTCATCTTTGACCGCACCTGGTACGGCCGGGTCCTCGTCGAACGCGTCGAAGGCTTCTGCAGCACGGCTGACTGGCTGCGCGCGTACTCGGAGATCAATGATTTCGAGCACGACCTCTGGCACGCGGGCGGCATCGTCATCAAGTTCTGGCTGCAGATCAGTGACGAGGAGCAGTTGAAGCGCTTCGAGGAGCGCGCCCAAGTCGAGCACAAGCGCTTCAAGATCACCGAGGAGGACTGGCGCAACCGGGAGAAGGCCGGAGCCTACCACGAGGCGATCTGCGACATGATCGAGCGCACCAGTTCCGGTACGGCGCCGTGGACGCTCGTCGAATCCAACGACAAGTATTTTGCCCGAGTCAAGGTCCTGCGGACGATCTGCGAGCGCCTCGAGAAGGAGCTGAAGGTCGACCCCGCCAAGCAGCCGCGGATGGTCATTGCCACGGCCGCGAAGGTGGAAAGCCCACAGCAGGTGTCAGGCAGGGAGTCGCCGGAGGCGACAGCGGACAGCGGCCGGCAGTCCAAGGCGCAGCGGGCGAAGGAGTTGCGCGCCGAGAAGGCGCTGGCGGCGAAATCGGCGAAGGCGGCGAAGGCAGCCAGGGAAGACAAATCCGACGAAGCGGAAGGAAGGGCCAGCCCCGCGGCGTGA
- the argA gene encoding amino-acid N-acetyltransferase gives MGEQPSSAAFVTWFRSVAPYVNLFRGKTFLIAFGGKAIAGQLARTLAYDVNLLAALGVRLVLVHGARPQIESLLRQRGLASVYHGNYRVTDAQAIGCVIDAVGRIYVEIEALLSQGLADTPMANSTIRVVGGNFITARPVGVVDGVDLQYSGQVRKIDAEGIRAQLGLGNIVLLSCTGSSPTGEIFNLAMEEVAEAVATSLLADKLIFLTDSPGATDIDGALLDELTVDAAERLISLGDWLSADLRRYLPCAVRSSRAGVGRVHLIGYDEDGTLLRELFTHDGVGTVITRESLEQLRDARADDIGGLVALIEPLEEDGTLVRRSREMLEREITRFSIVEHDGVIVGCAALYPYGEGQAELACLAVHPHYRRWGYGALLMKRIEARARASGVARLFVLTTVTAHWFKERGFAVRQVDDLPAEKRLVYNLQRRSSVLMKEL, from the coding sequence ATGGGTGAGCAGCCGAGTTCCGCCGCCTTCGTGACCTGGTTCAGGTCGGTCGCGCCCTACGTCAACCTGTTTCGCGGCAAGACCTTCCTGATCGCCTTCGGTGGCAAGGCGATCGCCGGGCAGCTGGCGCGGACCCTGGCTTACGACGTGAACCTGCTGGCCGCGCTCGGCGTCCGCCTGGTGCTGGTGCACGGGGCGCGACCACAGATCGAAAGCCTGCTGCGGCAGCGTGGTCTTGCTTCGGTCTATCACGGCAACTACCGCGTCACCGACGCGCAGGCGATCGGCTGCGTCATCGATGCGGTTGGACGCATCTACGTCGAGATCGAGGCGCTGCTTTCGCAGGGCCTCGCCGATACGCCGATGGCGAACAGCACGATTCGCGTCGTGGGCGGCAACTTCATCACGGCACGGCCGGTCGGCGTCGTGGACGGTGTCGACCTGCAGTATTCCGGTCAGGTCCGCAAGATCGACGCGGAGGGCATCCGAGCCCAGCTCGGTCTGGGCAACATCGTCCTCCTCTCCTGCACCGGGTCGAGCCCGACCGGCGAGATCTTCAACCTGGCGATGGAGGAGGTGGCGGAGGCGGTGGCCACCTCGCTGCTGGCAGACAAGCTGATCTTCCTCACCGACAGCCCCGGTGCGACCGACATCGACGGTGCCCTGCTCGACGAGTTGACTGTCGATGCGGCCGAGCGACTGATCAGTCTCGGTGACTGGCTGTCCGCCGACCTGCGACGTTACCTGCCGTGCGCCGTGCGCAGCAGTCGTGCCGGTGTCGGTCGCGTCCATCTGATTGGTTACGACGAGGACGGCACCCTCCTGCGCGAGCTGTTCACCCATGACGGGGTCGGCACGGTCATCACACGCGAGTCGCTCGAGCAACTGCGCGACGCGCGTGCCGACGACATCGGTGGCCTGGTCGCATTGATCGAGCCGCTGGAAGAGGATGGAACGCTCGTCCGGCGTTCACGCGAAATGCTCGAACGCGAGATCACCCGCTTCTCGATCGTCGAGCACGACGGCGTCATCGTCGGCTGCGCGGCGCTCTATCCCTATGGTGAGGGGCAGGCGGAACTGGCCTGCCTGGCAGTCCACCCACATTATCGCCGTTGGGGCTACGGCGCACTGCTGATGAAACGGATCGAGGCACGGGCGCGCGCCAGCGGTGTCGCGCGGCTGTTCGTGCTGACGACGGTGACCGCCCACTGGTTCAAGGAGCGCGGCTTCGCGGTCCGCCAGGTCGATGATTTGCCGGCCGAGAAAAGGCTGGTGTACAACCTGCAGCGTCGTTCGAGCGTGCTGATGAAGGAGCTGTGA
- a CDS encoding oxidative damage protection protein, with amino-acid sequence MARMVQCVKLGREAEGLDFPPYPGELGKRIFDSVSKEAWQQWIRMQTMIINENRLNLADAAHRKYLAEQMDRHFFGGGADRVQGYVPPTR; translated from the coding sequence ATGGCAAGAATGGTCCAGTGTGTCAAGCTCGGCCGCGAGGCCGAGGGTCTTGATTTTCCACCGTACCCCGGCGAACTCGGGAAGCGGATCTTCGACTCCGTGTCGAAGGAGGCATGGCAGCAGTGGATCCGCATGCAGACGATGATCATCAACGAGAATCGCCTCAACCTGGCCGATGCCGCGCACCGCAAGTACCTGGCCGAGCAGATGGACCGTCATTTCTTCGGTGGTGGGGCCGACCGCGTGCAAGGCTACGTGCCGCCGACGCGCTGA
- the rpiA gene encoding ribose-5-phosphate isomerase RpiA, which produces MTQDEMKQAVARAAIPHVVEGQVVGVGTGSTANFFIDELASLRQRIRGAVASSEATRKRLEAHGIKVLDLNEVSRLPVYVDGADEINRSLQMIKGGGGALTREKIVAAVAEKVVCIADQSKLVAVLGRFPLPVEVIPMALGHVQRELARLGGEPVVRERCITDNGNLIIDLHGLEIADAAALESRINQIVGVVTNGLFARRPADLCLLASASGVQTLIAD; this is translated from the coding sequence ATGACCCAGGACGAAATGAAGCAGGCGGTGGCGCGCGCCGCCATCCCGCACGTTGTCGAAGGACAGGTCGTTGGCGTCGGTACGGGGTCGACGGCCAACTTCTTCATCGATGAATTGGCGTCGCTCAGGCAACGGATCCGCGGCGCCGTCGCCAGCTCGGAAGCGACCAGAAAGCGCCTCGAAGCCCACGGGATCAAGGTTCTCGATCTGAACGAGGTATCCCGGCTGCCGGTTTACGTCGACGGCGCCGACGAGATCAACCGGTCGCTGCAGATGATCAAGGGGGGTGGCGGCGCCCTGACCCGCGAGAAGATCGTCGCCGCGGTCGCCGAGAAGGTCGTCTGCATCGCCGACCAGTCGAAGCTGGTCGCGGTCCTCGGCCGCTTCCCGCTGCCGGTCGAGGTCATCCCGATGGCCTTGGGTCACGTCCAGCGGGAGCTGGCACGACTCGGTGGCGAGCCGGTCGTGCGCGAGCGCTGCATCACCGACAACGGCAACCTGATCATTGACCTGCATGGGCTCGAGATCGCCGATGCCGCCGCCCTCGAAAGCCGCATCAACCAGATCGTCGGCGTCGTCACCAATGGCCTCTTCGCCCGCCGCCCGGCGGACCTCTGCCTGCTGGCCTCCGCCAGCGGCGTGCAGACGCTGATCGCCGACTGA
- a CDS encoding diacylglycerol kinase encodes MDEQSPFKGQTGLRRLWKALGYSRAGLKAAYEAEDAFRQEVLLAVLLIPLAFVLAEGGMERALLIGSVLLVLIVELINSAIEAVVDRVSLDRHPLAGRAKDIGSAAVLIALLNVLVVWSGVLLG; translated from the coding sequence ATGGATGAACAAAGCCCATTCAAGGGCCAGACGGGACTGCGGCGCCTGTGGAAGGCGCTCGGCTATTCGCGTGCCGGACTGAAGGCCGCCTACGAGGCTGAAGATGCGTTTCGCCAGGAGGTCTTGCTGGCCGTGCTGCTGATCCCGCTCGCCTTCGTCCTGGCAGAGGGGGGAATGGAGCGTGCCCTGTTGATCGGCAGCGTGCTCCTGGTGCTGATCGTCGAGCTCATCAACTCGGCCATCGAAGCCGTCGTCGACCGCGTCTCGCTCGACCGTCACCCACTTGCCGGGCGGGCCAAGGATATCGGCAGCGCGGCGGTCCTGATCGCGCTGCTCAACGTGCTTGTCGTCTGGTCGGGCGTTCTACTCGGCTGA
- the ftsX gene encoding permease-like cell division protein FtsX — translation MSVWLAQHWAAMRDACRRLATAPLNSLLSLLVIGIALTLPTAGWLLIDNLHALTGDAPGVQQISVFLSPEAGKREIAEIESRLQAGKIGRWRFVAREEALKRLQAAEGMADIVASLPRNPLPDAFVVTPSASQPAELERLAKTFSGWPKVAHVQLDSAWVKRFDALLRLGRLIVMLLGVLFAAALVTITFNTIRLQILAQAAEIEVARLIGATDAYIQRPLHYFGMLQGALGGLCASLLVAVGFHLLTPLVAELTQLYGTNFTLRGLGAGHVAFLAAIGAALGWLGAWISALMHLRRFA, via the coding sequence GTGAGCGTCTGGCTGGCGCAGCACTGGGCGGCGATGCGCGATGCCTGCCGTCGACTCGCGACGGCGCCGCTCAACTCCCTGTTGTCGCTGTTGGTCATCGGCATTGCCCTCACCCTGCCGACTGCCGGTTGGCTGCTGATCGACAACCTGCACGCGCTGACCGGTGACGCGCCCGGTGTGCAGCAGATCAGCGTCTTCCTCAGCCCCGAAGCGGGCAAGCGGGAGATTGCCGAGATCGAAAGCCGCTTGCAGGCAGGCAAGATCGGCAGGTGGCGCTTCGTGGCGCGCGAGGAGGCACTGAAAAGGCTGCAGGCTGCCGAGGGAATGGCGGACATCGTCGCCAGCCTGCCGCGCAACCCGCTGCCGGATGCCTTCGTCGTCACGCCCAGTGCGTCGCAGCCGGCCGAACTCGAGCGGCTGGCGAAGACCTTCTCGGGCTGGCCAAAGGTGGCGCACGTGCAGCTCGACTCGGCTTGGGTGAAGCGCTTCGATGCCCTGCTTCGCCTCGGTCGCCTGATCGTCATGCTGCTCGGCGTCCTGTTTGCCGCCGCGTTGGTCACCATCACCTTCAACACCATCCGCCTGCAGATCCTCGCCCAGGCGGCAGAGATCGAGGTGGCAAGGCTGATCGGCGCCACCGACGCTTACATCCAGCGGCCATTGCACTACTTCGGCATGCTGCAGGGTGCCCTCGGCGGCCTGTGCGCGTCCCTGCTGGTGGCAGTCGGCTTCCACCTGCTGACGCCTCTGGTCGCCGAGCTCACCCAGCTCTACGGCACCAACTTCACCTTGCGGGGGCTGGGCGCGGGACACGTTGCCTTCCTCGCGGCGATCGGTGCCGCGCTTGGCTGGCTGGGCGCCTGGATTTCGGCGCTGATGCACTTGCGGCGCTTCGCCTGA
- a CDS encoding cell division ATP-binding protein FtsE: protein MITASDVTKRYPEGREALRHVSFEITAGEMVYLTGHSGAGKSTLFKLLAAIERPTSGSIVINGQNLAALSRSAVPYLRRKLGLLFQDRKLLFDRTVLENVLLPLAIVGHPPRDALRRAQAALAKVGLPNRERTLPIALSGGEQQRLAIARAVVNRPAIILADEPTANLDAASAREILEIFHAFQQVGVTVLLATHDPTTLPVLRPRVLRLDQGEMSELPAASATAVAGAAT, encoded by the coding sequence GTGATCACCGCCAGCGATGTGACGAAGCGCTACCCGGAGGGCCGCGAGGCGCTGCGGCATGTCAGCTTCGAGATCACTGCCGGCGAGATGGTCTACCTGACGGGCCACTCGGGGGCAGGCAAATCAACCCTGTTCAAGCTGCTGGCGGCGATCGAACGACCGACCTCCGGCAGCATCGTGATCAATGGTCAGAACCTCGCGGCGTTGAGTCGCAGTGCCGTTCCCTATCTGCGACGCAAGCTCGGACTGCTTTTCCAGGACCGCAAGCTGCTTTTCGATCGCACGGTCCTCGAGAACGTCCTGCTGCCGCTGGCGATCGTCGGCCACCCGCCGCGTGACGCACTGCGGCGAGCGCAGGCGGCTTTGGCCAAGGTGGGCCTGCCGAATCGCGAGCGAACCTTGCCGATCGCCCTCTCGGGCGGCGAGCAACAGCGCCTGGCAATTGCCCGGGCGGTGGTCAATCGGCCAGCGATCATCCTCGCCGACGAACCAACCGCCAACCTCGACGCCGCCTCGGCGCGCGAGATCCTGGAGATTTTCCACGCTTTCCAGCAGGTTGGTGTGACGGTGTTGCTCGCCACCCACGATCCCACGACCCTGCCGGTTCTGCGACCGCGTGTCCTGCGTCTCGACCAGGGCGAGATGAGCGAGCTGCCGGCGGCATCCGCGACTGCCGTTGCCGGGGCAGCCACGTGA
- the ftsY gene encoding signal recognition particle-docking protein FtsY, with amino-acid sequence MFGFGKKSPDQVPVATNAATGPSTATASPAPWRLRLKAGLARTRAQFGGKLKHLFARGKVDDELLEELETLLLGSDVGLDATQHLLYHLRQRARRDRLDSPEAIQRALSEILCELLQPLEEALDPRRHRPFIIMLAGVNGAGKTTSIGKLARHFQAQGLSVLLAAGDTFRAAAREQLQTWGERNNVTVIAQQSGDPAAVIFDAIAAAKARGIDVVLADTAGRLPTQLHLMDEIAKVRRVIQKAEPTGPHETLLVLDATFGQNAVQQVMAFDKAIQVSGLVLTKLDGSAKGGVVAAIARQCPKPVRFIGVGEGIDDLRPFVARDFVDALFE; translated from the coding sequence ATGTTTGGTTTCGGCAAGAAATCCCCTGATCAGGTCCCCGTCGCGACGAACGCTGCCACCGGCCCAAGCACCGCCACCGCCAGCCCGGCACCATGGCGACTGCGGCTGAAGGCGGGACTGGCGCGTACGCGAGCCCAGTTCGGCGGCAAGCTGAAACATCTCTTCGCGCGCGGCAAGGTCGACGACGAACTGCTCGAGGAACTCGAGACGCTGCTGCTGGGCAGCGATGTCGGCCTGGATGCGACGCAGCATCTGCTCTACCATCTGCGGCAACGCGCCCGACGCGACCGCCTCGACAGCCCGGAAGCCATCCAGAGAGCGCTGTCGGAAATCCTCTGCGAGCTCCTGCAGCCGCTCGAGGAGGCGCTCGATCCGCGTCGCCATCGGCCATTCATCATCATGCTGGCGGGCGTCAACGGTGCCGGCAAGACGACGTCGATCGGCAAGCTGGCCAGGCACTTCCAGGCGCAGGGACTGTCGGTGCTGCTGGCTGCCGGTGATACCTTCCGCGCCGCCGCTCGCGAGCAGTTGCAGACATGGGGCGAGCGCAACAACGTGACGGTCATCGCGCAGCAGTCCGGCGACCCGGCGGCGGTCATTTTCGACGCCATCGCCGCCGCCAAGGCGCGCGGCATCGACGTCGTCCTCGCCGACACCGCCGGCCGCCTGCCCACGCAACTGCACCTGATGGACGAGATTGCCAAGGTGCGCCGCGTGATCCAGAAGGCCGAGCCGACCGGACCACACGAGACCCTGCTGGTGCTCGACGCCACCTTCGGCCAGAACGCCGTACAGCAGGTGATGGCGTTCGACAAGGCGATCCAGGTCAGCGGACTGGTCCTGACCAAACTCGACGGTTCGGCCAAGGGCGGCGTCGTCGCGGCGATCGCTCGCCAGTGTCCGAAACCAGTTCGCTTCATTGGCGTCGGTGAGGGGATCGACGATCTGCGGCCTTTCGTGGCCCGCGATTTCGTAGACGCACTGTTCGAGTGA
- a CDS encoding M16 family metallopeptidase produces the protein MPMRHALPIALLIALTTSIAASANPHERQLANGLRVIVKEDHRAPTVAHMVWYRAGSMDETSGRTGVAHVLEHMMFKGTPTAGPGEFNRRVAAAGGRDNAFTSRDYTAYFQQVPKRKLPEMMQLEADRMRHLSLEEKEFAQEIKVVMEERRLRTEDQPQALLYEKLNAVAFQVHPYRVPIIGWMTDLQSMTVSDARAWYDDWYAPNNAYVVVVGDVDHQEVFRFAEQYYGALPARTLPVRKPQDEPQQAGIRRLTLQAPADLPVVMMAYKVPVIRHVEQDVDPYALEMLAAVLAGHDAARLNRHLVREQRLAVSAGASYDSTARGPGIFHLHGAPSAGRSRGELEAGLRAELARVREEGVSAEELARAKAQLIASQIYKLDSIFAQAMEIGQLESAGIPHTMNRRLIDKLQEVSREQVQAVARKYFGDEALTVAELDPQPVPATPRPRSPFVPRH, from the coding sequence ATGCCCATGCGCCACGCACTGCCGATTGCCCTGCTGATCGCCCTGACGACGAGCATTGCCGCTTCGGCAAACCCGCACGAGCGGCAACTGGCGAATGGCCTGCGGGTGATCGTCAAGGAGGATCACCGCGCGCCGACAGTGGCGCACATGGTCTGGTATCGCGCCGGCAGCATGGACGAAACCAGCGGCAGGACCGGCGTCGCGCACGTCCTCGAACACATGATGTTCAAGGGAACGCCGACTGCCGGTCCCGGCGAGTTCAACCGCCGCGTCGCCGCGGCCGGTGGCCGCGACAACGCGTTCACCAGTCGCGACTACACCGCCTACTTCCAGCAGGTGCCGAAACGGAAGCTGCCTGAAATGATGCAGCTCGAGGCCGACCGCATGCGTCACCTGAGCCTCGAAGAGAAGGAGTTCGCGCAGGAGATCAAGGTCGTCATGGAGGAGCGCCGGCTGCGTACCGAGGATCAGCCGCAGGCCTTGCTGTACGAGAAGCTCAATGCCGTTGCCTTCCAGGTTCACCCCTATCGCGTGCCGATCATCGGCTGGATGACCGACCTGCAGAGCATGACGGTGAGTGACGCCCGTGCCTGGTACGATGACTGGTACGCGCCAAACAACGCCTATGTGGTCGTCGTTGGCGACGTCGATCATCAGGAGGTCTTCCGTTTCGCCGAGCAGTACTATGGCGCCCTGCCGGCGCGCACGCTGCCGGTCAGGAAACCGCAGGACGAACCGCAGCAGGCCGGCATCCGTCGTCTGACGCTGCAGGCGCCGGCCGACCTGCCGGTGGTGATGATGGCGTACAAGGTGCCGGTGATACGCCATGTCGAACAGGACGTCGATCCCTATGCGCTCGAGATGCTGGCGGCGGTGCTCGCCGGCCACGACGCCGCCCGGCTGAACCGCCATCTGGTGCGCGAGCAGCGACTCGCGGTGAGCGCCGGTGCCAGCTACGACTCGACCGCACGCGGTCCCGGCATCTTCCATCTGCACGGCGCACCGAGCGCTGGCCGCAGCCGCGGCGAGCTCGAAGCCGGTCTGCGCGCCGAACTGGCGCGGGTGCGGGAAGAGGGCGTGAGCGCCGAGGAACTCGCACGCGCCAAGGCACAGCTCATTGCCAGCCAGATCTACAAGCTCGATTCGATCTTCGCGCAGGCGATGGAGATCGGGCAGCTGGAATCCGCCGGCATACCGCACACCATGAATCGGCGGTTGATCGACAAGTTGCAGGAAGTCAGCCGGGAACAGGTGCAGGCGGTCGCCAGGAAGTACTTCGGCGACGAGGCACTGACGGTCGCCGAACTCGATCCGCAGCCCGTGCCGGCAACACCGCGTCCGCGGTCACCGTTCGTCCCCCGCCACTGA
- a CDS encoding M16 family metallopeptidase: MTPRQLLLTVCLFLCAQLAHSGPRIERWQTSAGTRVLFVEDHSLPIIDLQIDVAAGAARDAAGKEGVAGLTRSLIDLGADGLDETQIANRLADIGARLSGGVDLDRASLTLRTLSMVDKRTSAFELLRAIIAGPTFPAAAFEREKARSLAALKEALTRPDAIASKALWATMYPAHPYGRQATPESLTALRRDDVLAFHAAHYAARSATIAIVGDLSRAEAETLAERLSGGLPVAAAVGELPQPQLPAAGEERIAHPAAQAHLLIGMPALKRGDPDFFPLAVGNYSLGGGGFVSRLVKEVRDKRGLAYSVHSYFLPLQQLGPFQIGLQTHKGQVAEALQVTRAVLDEFLAQGPSEAELLAAKQNLVGSFPLRLDSNRKILENVAMIAFYDLPLDYLDRYPENIERVTTAEIQAAFARRLPVTHLVSVVVAGD; encoded by the coding sequence ATGACACCACGCCAGTTGCTGCTCACCGTTTGCCTGTTTCTCTGTGCGCAACTGGCACACTCCGGGCCAAGGATCGAACGCTGGCAGACCAGCGCGGGAACACGCGTCCTCTTCGTCGAGGACCACAGCCTGCCGATCATCGACCTGCAGATCGACGTCGCGGCCGGTGCGGCGCGCGACGCCGCAGGCAAGGAAGGCGTGGCGGGCCTGACGCGCTCGCTGATCGACCTCGGTGCTGACGGCCTGGACGAGACGCAGATCGCCAACCGGCTGGCCGACATCGGTGCGCGGCTGTCCGGTGGCGTCGATCTCGACCGCGCATCGCTGACCCTGCGCACGCTCTCGATGGTCGACAAGCGCACGTCCGCGTTCGAGCTGTTGCGCGCCATCATCGCGGGCCCGACCTTTCCCGCCGCCGCCTTCGAGCGCGAGAAGGCGCGTTCGCTCGCTGCCCTCAAGGAGGCGCTGACGCGTCCGGATGCAATCGCCAGCAAGGCCCTGTGGGCGACGATGTACCCGGCACATCCCTATGGACGACAGGCGACGCCGGAGTCGCTGACGGCGCTGCGGCGTGACGATGTCCTTGCCTTCCACGCGGCCCACTACGCTGCTCGCTCCGCTACCATCGCCATCGTCGGCGACCTTTCGCGGGCCGAGGCCGAGACGCTGGCCGAGCGGTTGAGTGGCGGTCTGCCAGTCGCCGCAGCCGTCGGCGAGCTGCCGCAGCCGCAGTTGCCGGCCGCTGGCGAGGAGCGGATCGCCCATCCGGCGGCGCAGGCACACCTGCTGATCGGGATGCCGGCACTCAAGCGCGGCGACCCGGATTTCTTTCCACTGGCCGTCGGCAACTACTCACTCGGTGGCGGCGGTTTCGTTTCGCGCCTGGTCAAGGAAGTGCGGGACAAGCGGGGGCTCGCCTACAGCGTGCACAGCTACTTCCTGCCACTGCAACAGCTCGGGCCGTTTCAGATCGGTCTGCAGACGCACAAGGGACAGGTCGCCGAGGCGCTGCAAGTGACGCGTGCCGTCCTTGACGAATTCCTTGCACAGGGACCGAGCGAAGCCGAGCTGCTGGCGGCGAAGCAGAATCTCGTCGGCAGCTTTCCCCTGCGCCTCGACAGCAATCGCAAGATTCTGGAGAATGTGGCGATGATCGCCTTCTACGACCTGCCGCTCGATTATCTCGATCGCTATCCGGAGAACATCGAGCGCGTGACGACAGCCGAGATCCAGGCTGCCTTTGCCCGCCGGCTGCCGGTCACACATCTGGTCAGCGTCGTCGTTGCCGGAGACTAG
- the rsmD gene encoding 16S rRNA (guanine(966)-N(2))-methyltransferase RsmD: protein MNSVRIIGGEWRRRILRFPEAPDLRPTPDRVRETLFNWLGQDLSGAICLDLFAGSGALGFEAASRGASRVVMVEHSPQALQALESNARLLGVGERVQIVRADAQRFLAGAAGRFDVLFLDPPFHQGWIERLAPMLSGVLGDDAAVYVEAERFLPGCGDWRTVRHGHAGRVFHHLMQRGERDGAE, encoded by the coding sequence CTGAACTCGGTACGCATCATCGGCGGCGAGTGGCGACGGCGCATCCTGCGTTTTCCGGAGGCGCCGGACTTGCGTCCGACGCCGGATCGCGTCCGCGAGACCCTGTTCAACTGGCTCGGCCAGGATCTCTCCGGGGCGATCTGCCTCGATCTCTTCGCCGGCAGCGGTGCTCTCGGATTCGAGGCCGCTTCGCGTGGCGCCAGCCGGGTCGTGATGGTCGAGCATTCGCCGCAAGCCTTGCAGGCCCTGGAGAGCAACGCACGGCTCCTCGGCGTCGGCGAGCGGGTGCAAATCGTGCGCGCGGATGCGCAGCGCTTTCTCGCCGGCGCTGCCGGCCGCTTTGATGTCCTGTTCCTCGATCCACCCTTCCACCAGGGGTGGATCGAACGGCTGGCACCGATGCTCTCTGGCGTGCTCGGCGACGATGCCGCAGTCTATGTCGAGGCCGAGAGGTTCCTGCCCGGATGTGGCGACTGGCGAACGGTGCGCCATGGCCACGCAGGCCGGGTCTTCCATCACCTGATGCAGCGGGGTGAAAGAGATGGCGCTGAATAA